A single region of the Acidobacteriota bacterium genome encodes:
- a CDS encoding SDR family NAD(P)-dependent oxidoreductase, whose amino-acid sequence MKGTLTGKVVLITGAAGGIGTAIARAVTNESAKVVLCDINTEGVRRLADCLTREGKSAAAYTLDISRPSEISTVVEKIVTEHERIDVLVNNAAICPRIPLEEVTEADFDRIVGINLKGTFFVSQAVSPVMVRQGSGRIVNISSVGARTGGVAASSVYAATKAGIIAITKSYARTLAPNVTVNAIAPGVVDTDMMRIPSEQVAAIVDQIPLGRLGDPEEIASVVVFLASEEASYFTGATLDVNGGWFMY is encoded by the coding sequence ATGAAGGGAACGCTAACCGGCAAGGTCGTGTTGATCACAGGTGCCGCGGGCGGGATCGGGACGGCCATCGCCCGGGCTGTCACCAATGAGTCCGCCAAGGTCGTGCTCTGCGACATCAACACCGAGGGAGTCCGGCGACTGGCGGATTGTTTGACCCGGGAAGGGAAGTCGGCCGCCGCCTACACTCTTGACATTTCCCGGCCATCGGAGATCTCGACTGTCGTCGAGAAGATCGTGACGGAGCACGAGCGCATCGACGTGCTGGTGAACAACGCCGCCATCTGCCCGCGAATCCCTCTGGAGGAGGTGACCGAGGCGGACTTCGATCGCATCGTGGGGATCAACCTCAAGGGGACCTTCTTCGTGTCGCAGGCGGTGTCGCCGGTGATGGTCCGGCAGGGCTCGGGAAGGATCGTGAACATCAGCTCCGTCGGCGCCCGGACCGGAGGCGTGGCTGCCTCGTCGGTCTATGCGGCCACCAAGGCGGGGATCATCGCCATCACCAAGTCGTACGCCCGGACACTGGCTCCCAATGTCACCGTGAATGCCATCGCGCCTGGAGTTGTCGATACGGACATGATGCGGATTCCGTCGGAGCAGGTGGCGGCGATCGTCGACCAGATTCCCCTGGGACGGCTGGGCGACCCGGAGGAGATCGCTTCCGTCGTCGTCTTCCTGGCCTCGGAGGAAGCCTCCTATTTCACCGGAGCCACCCTCGACGTCAACGGCGGCTGGTTCATGTATTAG